A window of Acinetobacter sp. TR3 contains these coding sequences:
- a CDS encoding YaiI/YqxD family protein — MLPFKLWVDADALPKILREVILRASDRYQLEVTFVANQNVGITPSLRINSIQVMSGADQADKEIIERMHENDIVITQDIPLAAQVIEKGGIAIHPRGEIYTVANVKARLHLRDFMDTLRGAGVQTGGPPPISERDKREFSSSLDQTIFKQKRKTAS; from the coding sequence GTGCTGCCATTTAAATTATGGGTAGATGCGGATGCTTTACCTAAAATTTTACGTGAAGTGATTTTACGTGCGTCTGATCGTTATCAGTTAGAAGTTACCTTTGTCGCTAATCAGAATGTTGGGATTACGCCATCTCTACGGATTAATTCGATTCAGGTAATGAGTGGGGCAGATCAAGCAGACAAAGAAATCATTGAGCGTATGCATGAAAATGATATTGTCATTACACAAGATATTCCACTTGCTGCACAAGTGATTGAAAAAGGTGGAATCGCAATTCATCCTAGAGGTGAAATTTATACGGTTGCAAATGTTAAAGCACGTCTGCATTTACGTGACTTTATGGATACTTTGCGTGGAGCAGGTGTCCAAACAGGAGGACCACCGCCTATTTCAGAACGAGATAAACGTGAGTTTTCGAGTTCTTTAGATCAAACGATTTTCAAGCAAAAGCGCAAAACTGCTTCTTGA
- the gyrA gene encoding DNA gyrase subunit A, which produces MSVSEIRPIAIEDELKHSYLDYAMSVIVSRALPDVRDGLKPVHRRVLFAMHELGNDYNKAYKKSARVVGDVIGKYHPHGDIAVYETIVRMAQDFSLRYMLVDGQGNFGSVDGDSAAAMRYTEVRMQKLTHEILADLEKDTVDWEDNYDGSERIPQVMPTRIPNLLINGTTGIAVGMATNMAPHNMTEVVNACLAYANNPNISIEGLMEHITGPDFPTGGIIYGKSGIVDAYRTGKGRLHIRGKYHFEEDQKTGRTTIVFTEIPYQVNKAKTIERIAELVKEKKLEGISELRDESDKDGMRIAIDLKRGENAEVAVNNLFLHTQLQNSFSINMVCLDNGQPKLMNLKDIIAAFIRHRQEVVTRRTMFELRKARERGHILEGLTVALANIDAIIETIKTSANPAEARERLQAGEWAGGGVVALLEKAGAISVRPDEIEGEDPTRPFGLSGEIYRLSPTQVAAILELRLHRLTGLEQDKLHAEYSEILGQIAELTAILNDFNLLMNVIREELALILQQYGDGRRTEIVESGVDFCREDLIPEEQVVLTVSQTGYAKTQPLSDYQAQRRGGRGKSATSMKDDDIIQHLIVASNHATVLCFTNVGKVYRLRVFEVPQASRGAKGRPIINLLPLDANETVTAILPLTEFPENHYVFMATASGTVKRVELAQFSNVRSNGLRAIELNEEDTLIGVAITDGNQQIMLFSNEGKAIRFAETDVRAMGRTAKGVRGMRVKLASSTIDVEDADVENDDSDDNDDSSDSTVVSRIVSLVVVPETGEVLCACANGYGKRTPVDDFPTKKRGGKGVIAIKTSERNGELVGAVSIDESKELMLISDGGTLVRTRAAEVATTGRNAQGVRLIRLSDAEILVGVVSIEAVEDDEELEAIDVVESIELQAATSEEVVAEPKDDTPEA; this is translated from the coding sequence ATGAGCGTATCGGAAATTAGACCGATTGCCATTGAGGACGAACTCAAGCATTCATATCTAGATTACGCGATGAGCGTAATTGTATCTCGTGCATTGCCAGATGTGAGAGACGGTCTTAAACCTGTTCACCGTCGTGTGTTGTTTGCAATGCATGAATTGGGCAATGATTATAACAAAGCATACAAAAAGTCTGCTCGTGTTGTCGGGGACGTGATCGGTAAATATCACCCTCATGGTGACATCGCAGTATATGAAACAATCGTTCGTATGGCGCAAGACTTCAGTTTGCGTTACATGTTAGTTGATGGTCAGGGTAACTTCGGTTCGGTCGATGGGGATAGCGCAGCAGCAATGCGTTATACCGAAGTTCGTATGCAAAAGTTGACTCATGAAATCTTAGCAGACTTAGAAAAAGATACTGTTGATTGGGAAGATAACTACGACGGTTCTGAGCGTATTCCTCAAGTCATGCCGACACGTATTCCAAATCTTTTGATTAATGGTACGACAGGTATTGCGGTAGGTATGGCGACTAATATGGCGCCACATAACATGACAGAAGTCGTGAATGCATGTTTAGCCTACGCCAATAACCCGAATATTTCGATTGAAGGCTTGATGGAACACATTACGGGTCCAGATTTCCCTACAGGCGGTATTATTTACGGTAAATCAGGGATTGTGGATGCTTACCGCACGGGTAAAGGCCGTTTGCATATTCGTGGTAAATATCACTTCGAAGAAGATCAAAAAACGGGTCGTACTACGATTGTCTTTACTGAGATTCCTTACCAAGTTAACAAGGCAAAAACCATTGAGCGTATTGCTGAGTTAGTCAAAGAGAAGAAATTAGAAGGTATTTCTGAGCTTCGTGATGAGTCTGATAAAGATGGTATGCGTATCGCAATCGACTTGAAACGAGGTGAGAATGCAGAAGTTGCAGTGAATAATTTATTCTTGCATACCCAACTTCAAAACTCGTTCAGTATCAACATGGTTTGTCTAGACAATGGTCAACCAAAGTTGATGAACCTAAAAGATATTATTGCGGCATTTATTCGTCATCGCCAAGAAGTTGTGACGCGTCGTACCATGTTTGAATTGCGCAAAGCACGTGAACGTGGACATATCTTAGAGGGTTTAACGGTTGCTTTGGCAAATATTGATGCCATTATTGAAACCATTAAAACTTCTGCTAACCCCGCTGAAGCACGTGAGCGTTTACAAGCAGGTGAGTGGGCAGGCGGCGGTGTGGTCGCATTGCTTGAAAAAGCGGGTGCGATTTCTGTTCGTCCAGATGAAATTGAAGGCGAAGACCCAACTCGCCCATTTGGTTTGTCAGGTGAGATTTATCGCTTGTCACCAACGCAAGTGGCAGCAATTTTAGAATTACGTTTACACCGTTTAACAGGTTTAGAACAAGATAAATTACATGCAGAATATTCTGAAATCTTAGGTCAAATTGCTGAATTAACAGCAATTCTCAATGATTTTAATCTATTGATGAATGTGATTCGTGAAGAACTTGCTTTGATCTTGCAGCAATATGGTGACGGGCGTCGTACTGAAATTGTTGAATCAGGCGTTGATTTCTGCCGTGAAGATTTGATCCCAGAAGAACAAGTGGTACTGACTGTTTCTCAAACAGGTTATGCGAAAACTCAACCACTTTCTGACTATCAAGCACAACGTCGTGGCGGTCGTGGTAAGTCTGCAACCTCGATGAAAGATGATGATATTATTCAACATTTAATTGTGGCATCCAACCATGCAACAGTTTTATGTTTTACCAATGTTGGTAAAGTGTATCGCTTAAGAGTGTTTGAAGTTCCGCAGGCTTCACGTGGTGCGAAAGGTCGTCCAATTATTAATTTGCTTCCATTGGATGCGAATGAGACTGTGACGGCAATCTTGCCATTGACTGAATTCCCTGAAAATCACTATGTATTCATGGCAACGGCATCAGGTACGGTTAAACGTGTTGAATTAGCACAATTTAGCAATGTTCGTTCAAATGGTTTACGTGCGATTGAGTTGAACGAAGAAGATACTTTAATCGGCGTTGCAATCACTGACGGTAATCAGCAGATCATGTTGTTCTCGAACGAAGGGAAGGCAATTCGTTTTGCTGAAACAGATGTTCGTGCGATGGGACGTACGGCCAAAGGTGTTCGTGGTATGCGGGTCAAATTGGCAAGCAGTACGATCGACGTTGAAGATGCTGATGTTGAAAATGATGACAGCGATGATAATGATGATTCATCAGATTCAACTGTTGTCAGTCGCATTGTTTCACTTGTGGTTGTACCTGAAACGGGTGAAGTACTGTGTGCTTGTGCAAACGGTTATGGTAAACGTACACCAGTGGATGACTTCCCAACCAAGAAACGTGGTGGTAAGGGCGTGATTGCAATCAAAACTAGCGAACGTAATGGTGAGTTAGTCGGTGCGGTATCAATTGATGAAAGCAAAGAACTGATGTTGATTTCTGATGGTGGTACATTAGTGCGTACGCGTGCTGCTGAAGTTGCAACCACAGGTCGTAATGCACAAGGCGTTCGTTTAATTCGCTTAAGCGATGCTGAAATCTTAGTCGGTGTGGTTTCGATTGAAGCTGTAGAAGATGACGAAGAGTTAGAAGCTATCGACGTTGTTGAAAGTATTGAGCTTCAAGCAGCAACTTCTGAAGAAGTTGTCGCTGAGCCGAAAGATGATACGCCTGAAGCGTAA
- a CDS encoding HlyD family secretion protein translates to MSQNPSSSNSERDTDQVNQTTNAQTKEAASEPVSLIEHTEKVEAETAPLDKKIPPNKSSKNGKFKLIGLIILILLFGLIAYGLWKAYQPQTIELQGRVEAETVHISTKVPSRIEEFYVTDGQPVKKGQALVRFVSPELEAKKEQAQAALQSATAFHSTVYRGAQQENIETLYANWQAMKTQADLAATTYKRGENLFQQGVISRQRRDEMLAAQTSARETAEAAYQQYARAQRGSTEQQKSTADAQVAMAQAAVKEANALTEETKLYSPTDGTVSKTYGKPTELVATGIPVVSILEDHDLWVSLNVREDMYSSIYKTKTLEGFIPALNRKANFKVKKIDAEGDFATIKTTRQTGGYDIRSFKFHLVPEQTIPDLKVGMSVLFNIAEAK, encoded by the coding sequence ATGAGCCAGAATCCATCATCATCCAATTCAGAACGTGATACAGATCAAGTCAACCAAACAACAAATGCTCAAACAAAAGAAGCAGCATCTGAGCCTGTTTCTCTAATTGAACATACAGAAAAAGTAGAAGCTGAAACAGCACCTTTGGATAAAAAAATTCCACCGAATAAATCATCTAAAAATGGAAAATTCAAACTTATTGGGTTAATTATCCTTATTTTATTATTCGGTTTAATTGCATATGGTCTATGGAAAGCTTATCAACCTCAGACCATTGAATTACAAGGTCGTGTTGAAGCAGAAACAGTACATATCAGCACCAAAGTTCCAAGCCGTATTGAAGAATTTTACGTCACTGATGGACAACCCGTTAAAAAAGGACAGGCTTTGGTGCGTTTTGTTAGTCCCGAGTTAGAAGCAAAGAAAGAGCAAGCACAAGCAGCGTTACAAAGTGCTACAGCATTTCATTCAACCGTATATCGTGGTGCTCAGCAAGAGAATATCGAAACCTTATACGCTAACTGGCAAGCAATGAAAACCCAAGCTGATTTGGCAGCAACCACTTATAAACGTGGTGAAAATCTATTTCAACAAGGTGTCATTTCTCGTCAACGCCGTGATGAAATGTTAGCCGCCCAAACTTCGGCACGTGAAACTGCAGAAGCAGCTTATCAACAATACGCACGCGCTCAACGAGGCAGTACGGAGCAACAAAAATCAACTGCTGATGCACAAGTGGCTATGGCTCAAGCAGCGGTAAAAGAAGCCAATGCTTTAACCGAAGAGACCAAACTATATTCACCGACTGATGGCACTGTTTCTAAAACTTACGGTAAACCAACTGAGTTGGTCGCAACAGGCATCCCTGTAGTAAGCATTCTTGAAGACCATGATTTATGGGTAAGTTTGAATGTCCGTGAAGACATGTATAGCTCAATTTATAAAACTAAAACTCTGGAAGGTTTTATTCCTGCACTCAACCGTAAAGCAAATTTTAAAGTGAAAAAAATTGATGCCGAAGGTGATTTTGCAACGATTAAGACAACAAGACAAACTGGCGGTTATGATATTCGTAGTTTCAAATTTCATTTAGTACCAGAACAAACCATTCCAGACCTAAAAGTCGGTATGAGTGTTTTATTTAACATTGCAGAGGCAAAATAA
- a CDS encoding TolC family protein: MLKRHDRPSLQLKRFPKQLSLCMSLISCTLFSLPSFAQTFSYSQAEQYVVQNAYSAQAQQALQQASQLEMEAVKNLGLPRIDLNARAYAFHSETSVPLESSKRRLENSLTNGFDEKLSQWQNVLPPEAIDQVSQGFDQVVSDGLNKVPNNLDVTVEDHDVRTSVSMVMPLYTGGKINSAKQIATIQAKRSNISEKQQQDTQRFEMIQAYFNVQLQQQLAKSALFNLNAMQEHYNNALKLEKQGFINKGQRMQFEVARNNAERTYQNAQSNLKASEFSLQNLLQTKESVSLSTPLFVNLTQNHSLDKLLANYDQNSSLIKKLQIDTELANENVKVQQASKKPSVFAFGEYGLDSKENWIVGVMAKYNLFSGIDNNKNIRAAELKKYAAELMTERTKQEVENVLYKSYSELSSSQNSHQLLSQNTKAAQENLRIQQLSFKEGMGTATQVIDAQNALSALKTEMALNSYKYILSLATLLQSYGSIDEFKLYVNQPRTDYIR; encoded by the coding sequence ATGTTGAAACGACATGATCGACCGAGCCTTCAGCTCAAACGGTTTCCAAAACAGCTCAGCCTATGTATGAGCCTGATTAGTTGTACCCTATTTTCATTACCATCATTTGCTCAGACCTTCAGTTATAGCCAAGCTGAACAATATGTCGTGCAAAATGCTTATAGTGCTCAAGCGCAACAAGCCTTACAGCAAGCATCGCAATTAGAAATGGAAGCTGTTAAAAATTTAGGCTTACCAAGAATTGATTTAAATGCTCGAGCCTATGCATTTCATAGTGAAACGAGCGTGCCTCTTGAATCAAGTAAACGTCGTTTAGAAAACTCATTAACAAATGGTTTTGATGAAAAATTATCTCAATGGCAAAATGTATTACCTCCCGAAGCCATCGATCAGGTCAGCCAAGGTTTTGATCAAGTTGTTAGCGATGGTTTAAATAAAGTTCCAAATAACTTAGATGTCACTGTTGAAGATCATGATGTTCGTACTTCAGTTTCAATGGTTATGCCGCTATATACAGGTGGAAAAATTAATAGCGCTAAACAAATCGCCACCATTCAAGCAAAACGCTCAAATATTAGTGAAAAACAACAGCAAGATACACAACGTTTCGAAATGATTCAGGCTTATTTCAATGTGCAATTACAACAACAATTAGCCAAGTCAGCACTATTTAATTTGAATGCCATGCAAGAACATTATAACAATGCGCTAAAACTTGAAAAACAAGGTTTTATTAACAAGGGACAGCGTATGCAATTTGAAGTTGCACGCAATAATGCTGAACGTACTTACCAAAATGCACAGTCTAATTTAAAAGCGAGCGAATTTAGTTTACAGAATCTATTACAAACCAAAGAAAGTGTCAGTCTAAGTACCCCACTTTTTGTGAATTTAACTCAGAATCATTCTTTGGATAAATTGCTTGCAAATTATGATCAGAACTCAAGTTTGATTAAAAAACTACAAATAGATACTGAATTAGCCAATGAAAATGTGAAAGTTCAACAAGCCTCTAAAAAACCAAGTGTTTTTGCTTTTGGAGAATACGGCTTAGATAGCAAAGAAAATTGGATTGTTGGTGTGATGGCAAAATACAATTTATTCTCAGGTATAGACAATAATAAAAATATCCGTGCAGCAGAGCTCAAAAAATATGCAGCAGAGCTTATGACTGAACGGACAAAACAAGAAGTCGAAAATGTACTGTATAAATCCTATAGTGAATTAAGTTCTTCGCAAAATAGTCATCAATTACTCTCGCAGAATACCAAAGCAGCACAAGAGAATTTACGCATTCAACAACTCTCATTTAAAGAAGGTATGGGCACTGCAACGCAAGTGATTGATGCACAAAATGCTTTGAGTGCTTTAAAAACTGAAATGGCACTTAACTCATATAAATATATTTTATCTTTAGCTACCTTATTACAAAGCTATGGTTCTATTGATGAATTTAAGCTTTACGTTAATCAACCACGTACTGACTATATCCGCTAA
- a CDS encoding ABC transporter permease, with protein MFAVMLRELCYLKRHKADFFMAIIAPLLVILLFGNMFASGKAEHLPIVVIDQDQSEMSRKVIHALSINHTLQVKTITTNQDDAEQLINKTEAWGFVLIPDGAEQRLVQAQDAKISIAYNQSFFSIGNTISSAMLMSTLNGMADYMGESYLSNVIPYLDVPTPHIKISTLYNPNMSYELFLEPFMVPAVLHLLLCCCVAFAIGQEFKRKTLTEWVNSKQIISSLLGKILVYVFIFCAWTWCWMFWLAHIRGYFIAGSLSLILLAQFLLYFSYAVISSTVVLATKDLPKTFGFIALYGGSSPSFSGITLPLNNAPAFTQFWSMIIPYTPYAKLQTEQWVIGSDISVSLIPFGILVIFSALYLGLSIRLLKKNIQEQNQ; from the coding sequence ATGTTTGCAGTAATGCTTCGGGAGTTGTGCTATTTAAAACGCCATAAAGCTGATTTTTTTATGGCGATCATTGCCCCTTTGTTGGTGATTCTTCTTTTTGGCAATATGTTTGCATCGGGTAAAGCTGAGCATTTACCTATCGTTGTGATTGATCAAGATCAAAGTGAAATGAGCCGTAAAGTCATTCATGCACTGAGTATCAATCATACTTTACAAGTAAAAACCATCACCACTAACCAAGATGACGCCGAACAGCTTATTAATAAAACTGAAGCATGGGGATTCGTTTTAATCCCCGATGGCGCAGAACAAAGATTAGTACAAGCACAAGATGCAAAAATTAGTATTGCCTACAATCAATCTTTTTTTAGTATTGGGAATACCATTTCTTCTGCGATGTTGATGAGTACATTAAACGGTATGGCAGATTATATGGGAGAGAGTTACTTATCAAATGTAATCCCCTACTTGGATGTTCCGACTCCTCATATCAAAATTTCTACACTATATAATCCTAATATGAGCTATGAACTGTTCCTTGAGCCGTTCATGGTACCCGCAGTTTTGCATTTACTGCTTTGCTGTTGTGTGGCTTTTGCGATCGGACAGGAATTTAAAAGGAAAACCTTAACTGAATGGGTAAATTCAAAACAAATTATTTCTAGCCTGTTGGGCAAAATTTTGGTCTATGTATTCATTTTTTGTGCGTGGACATGGTGCTGGATGTTTTGGTTAGCGCATATTCGTGGCTACTTTATTGCAGGTTCACTCAGCCTGATTTTGCTTGCACAATTTTTACTTTATTTTTCTTATGCTGTCATCAGTAGCACAGTGGTTTTAGCCACCAAAGATCTACCTAAAACCTTTGGTTTTATTGCACTTTATGGCGGATCATCACCAAGCTTTTCAGGAATTACCCTACCCCTGAATAATGCTCCAGCATTTACTCAATTTTGGTCAATGATTATTCCGTATACGCCTTATGCGAAACTACAAACAGAGCAATGGGTCATTGGTAGTGATATTTCCGTATCTCTCATTCCTTTTGGCATTTTAGTTATTTTCTCTGCTCTTTATCTAGGTTTAAGTATTCGTTTATTGAAGAAAAATATTCAGGAGCAAAATCAATGA
- the serC gene encoding 3-phosphoserine/phosphohydroxythreonine transaminase, whose protein sequence is MRAYNFCAGPAALPTAVLEKAQQEMLDWQGKGLSIMEMSHRSSDYVAVAEKAEADLRKLMNIPENYKVLFLQGGASLQFSAIPLNLLGKNAKADYIHTGIWSEKALKEAKRYGDINVIEAGTLIDGKHAITEQSIWNLSNDAAYVHYADNETIGGLQFAGVPDVNTPLVCDFSSSILSAPLDVSKFGLIYAGAQKNIGPAGLTIVIVRDDLLDQAKPEIPSILKYSDQAKNDSMVNTPATYAWYLSGLVFEWLLEQGGVDAMYQVNQEKAKLLYGYIDSSDFYNNPIAISNRSMMNVPFTLADEALEKLFLKEAEQSHLLNLAGHRSVGGMRASIYNAVPLEGVQALVNFMDEFAKRHG, encoded by the coding sequence ATGCGTGCTTATAATTTCTGCGCTGGTCCTGCTGCATTACCTACTGCCGTTTTAGAGAAAGCTCAACAAGAAATGTTGGATTGGCAAGGTAAAGGTTTGTCGATCATGGAAATGAGTCATCGTAGTAGTGACTATGTTGCTGTCGCGGAAAAAGCTGAAGCGGATTTGCGTAAGCTCATGAACATTCCTGAGAACTATAAAGTATTGTTCTTACAAGGTGGAGCATCGCTTCAATTTTCAGCAATTCCTTTAAACTTGCTCGGCAAGAATGCGAAAGCTGATTATATTCATACTGGTATTTGGTCTGAAAAAGCGTTGAAAGAAGCAAAACGTTATGGGGACATCAATGTAATTGAAGCGGGTACGCTCATTGATGGAAAACATGCCATTACTGAGCAAAGCATTTGGAATCTTTCAAATGATGCTGCTTATGTGCACTATGCGGATAATGAAACGATTGGTGGTCTACAATTTGCAGGTGTACCAGACGTTAATACGCCGTTGGTATGTGACTTTTCTTCAAGCATTTTGTCTGCGCCATTAGATGTCAGCAAATTTGGTTTAATTTATGCTGGAGCACAAAAGAATATTGGCCCAGCAGGTTTAACGATCGTTATTGTGCGTGATGATTTATTAGATCAAGCAAAACCTGAAATTCCAAGTATCTTGAAATATTCAGACCAAGCCAAGAATGATTCAATGGTGAATACACCTGCGACTTATGCATGGTACTTATCAGGTCTCGTATTTGAATGGTTACTTGAACAGGGTGGGGTAGATGCCATGTATCAAGTCAACCAAGAAAAAGCAAAATTACTCTATGGTTATATTGATTCTAGTGATTTTTATAACAACCCAATCGCGATTTCGAATCGTTCAATGATGAATGTGCCATTCACGCTTGCAGATGAAGCACTTGAGAAACTTTTCTTAAAAGAAGCTGAGCAAAGCCATTTACTTAACTTAGCAGGTCATCGCTCTGTGGGTGGTATGCGTGCCAGTATTTACAATGCTGTACCATTAGAAGGTGTACAGGCATTAGTTAACTTTATGGATGAGTTCGCGAAACGTCATGGTTAA
- a CDS encoding ABC transporter permease, whose protein sequence is MKSFCFYYIQTFKNIVANSSVFTTLIAAVIMYSFFYPTAYKAQSAADIPIVIVDQEQSILTSKIISQAANSPHIRITTVTDDFLEAEKLVKNQKAEGILLLPDNLTNSLKRGEMGGIGLYLSTAYFIRTKEVGIGLATSIEASLQEYLEKFGHASSFPPEISIHQIPLFNTLSGYGSYIFPAVSSLIIHQTILLGLAMLIASYREKGWVAKRSEFFAIFAAILTIGCLGCLYLFGFTFWLYEYPHGGNFGGMLFAVPIYVSCIIGLAMLVGSLVDMPERVGHLIVVTSVPLFLLTGTAWAHSAMPEWMQWLAWLLPSTHGVQMFVQLNQMGVATSIVVPKLIYLATVAAILLACSYYRLVMMKPIKKEAD, encoded by the coding sequence ATGAAATCATTTTGCTTCTATTACATCCAAACGTTTAAAAATATTGTTGCAAATAGTTCTGTATTTACCACATTGATTGCAGCTGTAATCATGTATAGTTTTTTCTACCCTACTGCTTATAAAGCTCAGTCGGCAGCAGATATACCAATTGTGATTGTTGACCAAGAGCAAAGTATTTTAACTTCAAAAATTATTAGTCAAGCTGCTAATAGTCCACATATTCGAATCACAACAGTTACCGATGACTTCTTAGAGGCTGAGAAACTCGTAAAAAATCAAAAAGCTGAAGGTATTCTATTATTACCAGACAATCTCACCAATAGCTTAAAACGTGGTGAAATGGGCGGAATCGGACTTTACCTAAGTACAGCCTATTTCATTCGAACCAAAGAAGTGGGAATTGGTCTAGCGACTTCAATTGAAGCGAGTTTACAAGAATATTTAGAAAAATTTGGGCATGCTTCTTCATTCCCCCCTGAGATTTCAATTCATCAAATTCCTTTATTTAATACATTATCTGGCTATGGCAGCTATATTTTTCCTGCTGTGTCCAGTCTTATCATTCATCAAACCATATTACTTGGGCTTGCCATGTTGATTGCCAGTTATCGAGAAAAAGGTTGGGTGGCGAAGCGATCAGAATTTTTTGCGATTTTTGCCGCAATATTAACCATCGGATGTTTAGGCTGTCTCTATTTATTTGGCTTTACATTTTGGTTATATGAATATCCGCATGGGGGTAATTTTGGGGGAATGCTATTCGCTGTTCCGATTTATGTGAGTTGTATTATTGGTTTAGCGATGCTAGTTGGTTCTCTGGTCGATATGCCCGAACGTGTTGGACATTTGATTGTTGTGACCTCTGTGCCTCTATTTTTGTTAACAGGTACAGCTTGGGCACATTCCGCTATGCCTGAATGGATGCAATGGTTGGCATGGTTACTTCCTTCTACGCACGGCGTGCAAATGTTTGTGCAATTAAATCAAATGGGTGTCGCAACATCTATTGTTGTTCCTAAACTTATTTATCTTGCGACGGTAGCTGCAATTTTATTAGCATGTTCTTACTATCGCCTTGTGATGATGAAACCAATAAAAAAGGAAGCTGATTAG
- a CDS encoding DMT family transporter gives MPSRINLMLTYGLLVFIWATTPLAIVWSVADLHPMWALVLRFFIALPLAVLVLLLLKIEFPRHRVALLSYIAGSLSLIGSQIFTYAATPYLSSGLIALMFGLAPIMAGLIGRFGFQQKLASLQWLGMGTSIIGLAMICLSGSQKHVQPIGIVFMLMSVFAYSLSIFLVKKINADVQPMAQATGSILVSTILAILLLPWIWQHAPTHFPSTKSLLALTYTVVMASLIAMFCYFKLVQNLKATTLSLTTVMTPMLAILIGAYLNHEQLSAQVFVGASIILLGLCLYFYKDFNTYRRLKI, from the coding sequence ATGCCATCACGTATTAATTTAATGCTCACTTATGGTTTGCTTGTGTTTATTTGGGCGACCACACCTTTAGCAATTGTGTGGAGTGTGGCCGATCTACACCCAATGTGGGCATTGGTTTTACGCTTCTTTATCGCTTTGCCTTTGGCAGTGCTTGTATTGCTACTGTTAAAAATCGAATTTCCAAGACATAGAGTCGCGTTATTGAGTTATATCGCAGGTTCTTTAAGCTTGATCGGTTCCCAAATTTTTACTTATGCAGCAACACCTTATTTAAGTTCTGGGTTGATTGCATTGATGTTTGGCTTAGCTCCGATCATGGCTGGGCTGATTGGAAGATTTGGTTTTCAACAAAAGTTAGCGAGTTTGCAGTGGTTGGGGATGGGAACCTCAATTATTGGGTTAGCGATGATTTGTCTGAGTGGAAGTCAAAAGCATGTGCAGCCGATAGGTATTGTTTTCATGCTGATGAGTGTTTTTGCATATTCGCTTTCTATTTTTCTGGTGAAAAAAATCAATGCTGATGTCCAACCGATGGCTCAAGCAACCGGTTCAATTTTGGTTTCAACAATCTTAGCCATATTATTACTCCCTTGGATTTGGCAACATGCACCAACGCACTTTCCTTCGACGAAATCATTGTTAGCATTGACTTATACCGTTGTAATGGCTTCATTAATTGCGATGTTTTGTTATTTTAAGTTGGTACAAAATTTGAAAGCCACCACCTTGTCACTGACGACGGTGATGACCCCAATGTTGGCAATACTCATAGGTGCCTACCTCAATCATGAACAATTATCTGCACAAGTTTTTGTTGGGGCAAGCATCATTCTATTAGGTTTGTGTCTTTATTTTTATAAAGATTTTAATACCTATCGCCGTTTGAAAATATGA